One region of Carassius carassius chromosome 41, fCarCar2.1, whole genome shotgun sequence genomic DNA includes:
- the LOC132122721 gene encoding 14-3-3 protein epsilon-like isoform X2, translated as MGDREDLVYQAKLAEQAERYDEMVDSMKNVAGMDVELTVEERNLLSVAYKNVIGARRASWRIISSIEQKEENKGGEDKLKMIREYRQTVENELKSICNDILDVLDKHLIPAANSGESKVFYYKMKGDYHRYLAEFATGNDRKEAAENSLVAYKAASDIAMTDLQPTHPIRLGLALNFSVFYYEILNSPDRACRLAKAAFDDAIAELDTLSEESYKDSTLIMQLLRDNLTLWTSDMQGDDS; from the exons ATGGGTGACCGGGAGGATTTGGTGTACCAAGCCAAACTCGCCGAGCAGGCGGAGAGATACGACG AAATGGTCGACTCCATGAAGAATGTGGCTGGGATGGATGTTGAGCTAACAGTTGAAGAGAGAAACCTGCTCTCGGTGGCCTACAAGAACGTCATTGGGGCGAGAAGAGCATCCTGGAGGATAATCAGTAGTATCGAGCAGAAAGAGGAGAATAAGGGTGGAGAGGACAAATTGAAAATGATTCGGGAATATAGACAAACG GTTGAGAATGAATTGAAATCAATCTGCAATGACATCCTCGATGTATTGGACAAGCACCTAATCCCAGCTGCAAACTCAGGAGAGTCCAAGGTCTTCTACTACAAAAT GAAGGGTGATTACCACAGGTATCTCGCTGAGTTTGCCACAGGAAACGACAGGAAGGAGGCTGCAGAAAACAGTTTGGTTGCTTACAAAGCTGCTAGTGATATTGCAATGACAGACCTTCAGCCTACACACCCCATTCGCTTGGGTCTGGCTCTAAACTTCTCCGTATTCTACTATGAAATCCTCAACTCTCCCGACCGTGCATGCAG GTTGGCAAAGGCGGCATTTGACGATGCTATTGCGGAACTGGACACATTGAGTGAAGAAAGCTACAAGGACTCGACACTCATCATGCAGTTGTTACGTGATAACCTGACACTATGGACTTCAGATATGCAGGGAGACG ATTCCTAA
- the LOC132122721 gene encoding 14-3-3 protein epsilon-like isoform X1, whose amino-acid sequence MGDREDLVYQAKLAEQAERYDEMVDSMKNVAGMDVELTVEERNLLSVAYKNVIGARRASWRIISSIEQKEENKGGEDKLKMIREYRQTVENELKSICNDILDVLDKHLIPAANSGESKVFYYKMKGDYHRYLAEFATGNDRKEAAENSLVAYKAASDIAMTDLQPTHPIRLGLALNFSVFYYEILNSPDRACRLAKAAFDDAIAELDTLSEESYKDSTLIMQLLRDNLTLWTSDMQGDGEEQNKEALQDVEDENQ is encoded by the exons ATGGGTGACCGGGAGGATTTGGTGTACCAAGCCAAACTCGCCGAGCAGGCGGAGAGATACGACG AAATGGTCGACTCCATGAAGAATGTGGCTGGGATGGATGTTGAGCTAACAGTTGAAGAGAGAAACCTGCTCTCGGTGGCCTACAAGAACGTCATTGGGGCGAGAAGAGCATCCTGGAGGATAATCAGTAGTATCGAGCAGAAAGAGGAGAATAAGGGTGGAGAGGACAAATTGAAAATGATTCGGGAATATAGACAAACG GTTGAGAATGAATTGAAATCAATCTGCAATGACATCCTCGATGTATTGGACAAGCACCTAATCCCAGCTGCAAACTCAGGAGAGTCCAAGGTCTTCTACTACAAAAT GAAGGGTGATTACCACAGGTATCTCGCTGAGTTTGCCACAGGAAACGACAGGAAGGAGGCTGCAGAAAACAGTTTGGTTGCTTACAAAGCTGCTAGTGATATTGCAATGACAGACCTTCAGCCTACACACCCCATTCGCTTGGGTCTGGCTCTAAACTTCTCCGTATTCTACTATGAAATCCTCAACTCTCCCGACCGTGCATGCAG GTTGGCAAAGGCGGCATTTGACGATGCTATTGCGGAACTGGACACATTGAGTGAAGAAAGCTACAAGGACTCGACACTCATCATGCAGTTGTTACGTGATAACCTGACACTATGGACTTCAGATATGCAGGGAGACG GTGAGGAACAGAATAAAGAGGCGCTGCAAGATGTGGAGGACGAAAACCAATGA
- the LOC132122719 gene encoding carboxypeptidase D-like isoform X1, protein MSGQRGNSLCSWHKLSSLGFSLLVVYISSINSVPLDKLEPETYSKYYNYDQLTDLLKSLAQKYANIANLTSVGRSVENRELWVMRITKDPHDDDIPGKPKFKYVGNMHGDETVSRQVLIYLLEYLLEKYGEDPRVTELLDSTDVYIMPSMNPDGFERSEEGDCTGKDEGRNNAKNQDLNRSFPDQFKEIHVNAEDIPEVTAVMRWILQNKFVLSGNLHGGTVVASYPFDDSESHNPEGTYSKSPDDALFRYLAQVYAENNPVMKTGQPKCMENKNERFENGITNGAKWYDVAGGMQDFNYLKGGCLEITMELSCCKYPASTQLKTEWDNNREALLAYMEKIHIGVRGFVRAARNDAPLADAVVMVAGIKHNVSTSRFGDYYRLLLPGTYNITVLAPGYIPMSVSGVEVTEGKAAVLNITLEAENGENPATPSIPDSPTETSVNSASTESSSTGVDKAADEEKDSRVTVQPQEFRHHHYNDMHLFLQKFSSDYSSITRLYSIGKSVQGRLLWVMEISDNPGVHELGEPEFKYIGNMHGNEVVGRELLLNLIEYLCRNYGTDPEVTQLINSTRIHIMPSMNPDGYEASQEGDNGGIQGRNNSNNYDLNRNFPDRFNFVTDPRQPETLAVMNWALSYPFVLSANLHGGSLVVNYPFDDNPDNVSRYSKSSDDDVFRMVALAYSRENSQMYDGHSCMDVASYQENFKHGITNGADWYNVHGGMQDWNYVNTNCFEVTIELGCFKYPPAADLPKYWEQNRRSLLQFIRQVHRGVKGMVIDSKDGSGIPNATITVDTVNHPIRSSVAGDYWRLLVPGKYHLTASAQGYSSVSTVVIVPEDGVEIVHFTLTRIHSNMNGQMTEDTTPVLDPRLKEFQSLIKQLSGESGLDKLIKDTHTQSSFRYRRYSEVSEFLRGLTLNFPEITSLQSLGQSVEFRTIWALEISNNPKVQEPSEPKIRFVAGIHGNAPVGTELLLEFAASLCINYGKNPAITRLINETRIVILPSINPDGRELAKEKNCTSTAGMTNVHGKDLDSDFFGNASQRAAELQPETRAVMDLIQERGFTLSVALDGGSVLVTYPYDKPVQSVENADTLRYLATMYANHHPKIQLGDTGCPDSQMGTIPNGVLRAAEWHSHLGSMKDFSMDFGHCPEITVYTSCCLFPTADMLPTLWAENRKSLLSMLVEVHKGIRGVVKDKSGKPIVGAIIVLNGGVRVFTSEGGYFHALLAPGLHKIEVVADGYQQQSQKVSVLPFEAASSLIIEFDMENDIFGLPRELVVASAAAAMTALIVTACIIWCVCSAKSNRQKDGFHRLRQERDDYEDEIRLMSMGSKKSLLSHEFQDESESDEDTLYTNKL, encoded by the exons ATGTCAGGACAAAGGGGAAACAGTCTGTGTTCATGGCATAAACTCTCGTCCTTGGGTTTCTCTCTGCTTGTTGTGTACATCAGCTCGATCAACTCAGTTCCTCTAGACAAGCTGGAGCCAGAGACTTACAGCAAATACTACAATTACGACCAACTTACTGACCTTCTCAAAAGTCTCGCCCAGAAATACGCAAACATCGCAAATCTGACCAGCGTCGGCAGATCCGTTGAAAACAGGGAGCTTTGGGTGATGAGAATCACCAAGGACCCACATGATGATGATATACCGGGAAAACCCAAATTCAAGTACGTGGGCAACATGCACGGAGACGAGACCGTGTCCCGCCAGGTTCTGATCTACCTGCTGGAGTATCTGCTGGAGAAGTACGGAGAGGACCCGAGGGTCACAGAGCTGCTCGACAGCACTGATGTTTATATCATGCCGAGCATGAACCCCGACGGATTTGAGAGGTCTGAGGAGGGGGATTGTACGGGCAAAGATGAGGGTCGGAACAATGCCAAAAACCAAGACCTCAATAGAAGTTTCCCAGACCAGTTTAAAGAGATACACGTGAATGCAGAAGACATCCCTGAAGTCACTGCTGTCATGAGGTGGATCCTGCAGAACAA ATTTGTGCTCTCTGGGAATCTGCATGGTGGGACCGTGGTGGCCAGTTATCCTTTTGATGACTCTGAGTCCCATAATCCTGAGGGCACCTATAGCAAATCTCCTGATGATGCACTTTTCAGATACTTGGCACAGGTTTACGCAGAGAATAACCCTGTTATGAAAACCGGGCAGCCAAAGTGTATGGAAAACAAAAATGAGAGGTTTGAGAATGGCATCACAAATGGAGCAAAGTGGTATGATGTGGCAG GGGGTATGCAGGATTTCAATTACCTGAAGGGGGGCTGTTTGGAAATCACTATGGAGCTCAGCTGCTGCAAGTACCCAGCCTCAACTCAACTCAAAACAGAATGGGACAACAATCGGGAGGCCCTGCTGGCCTACATGGAGAAG ATTCATATCGGTGTGCGTGGCTTTGTTAGAGCAGCCAGGAATGATGCCCCTCTAGCAGATGCTGTGGTAATGGTTGCTGGCATTAAGCACAATGTGAGCACTTCACGCTTTGGTGACTACTATCGCCTGCTGTTACCCGGCACCTACAACATCACCGTTTTAGCCCCGGG TTACATTCCCATGTCCGTGTCTGGGGTGGAGGTGACTGAGGGAAAAGCAGCTGTGCTGAACATCACCCTTGAAGCTGAGAATGGTGAGAATCCAGCCACCCCCTCAATCCCAGACTCCCCCACTGAAACCTCTGTGAACAGTGCCAGCACAGAAAGCAGCAGCACCGGTGTCGACAAAGCAGCAGATGAAGAGAAGGACTCCAGGGTTACAGTCCAGCCCCAGGAATTCCGACATCACCACTACAATGACATGCATCTGTTCCTGCAGAAGTTCAGCTCTGATTACAGCTCCATCACGCGGCTGTATTCCATCGGCAAGTCTGTGCAGGGACGTCTCCTGTGGGTCATGGAGATCTCTGACAATCCTGGTGTCCACGAGTTAG GTGAACCGGAGTTTAAGTATATTGGTAACATGCACGGCAATGAAGTGGTTGGTCGGGAGCTGCTCCTCAACCTCATCGAATACCTTTGTCGCAACTATGGCACTGACCCTGAGGTCACCCAGCTCATCAACTCCACACGTATCCATATCATGCCTTCAATGAACCCAGATGGATATGAAGCGTCCCAAGAGG GAGACAATGGTGGCATCCAGGGACGTAACAACTCTAACAACTATGACCTGAACCGTAACTTTCCTGACCGGTTCAACTTTGTCACGGATCCAAGGCAGCCAGAGACCCTTGCTGTTATGAACTGGGCCCTGAGCTACCCGTTTGTGTTGTCTGCCAACCTTCATGGAG GCTCTTTGGTGGTGAATTATCCATTTGACGATAATCCAGACAATGTTAGCAGATACAGCAAGTCCTCAGATGATGACGTGTTCAGGATGGTGGCGCTTGCCTATTCACGG gaaaactCTCAAATGTATGATGGTCACTCCTGTATGGACGTGGCTTCATATCAAGAAAATTTTAAACATGGCATCACCAATGGTGCTGATTGGTACAATGTCCACG GAGGGATGCAGGACTGGAACTATGTCAACACTAACTGCTTTGAGGTGACCATTGAACTAGGCTGTTTCAAATACCCACCAGCAGCAGATCTACCCAAGTACTGGGAACAAAACCGCAGATCACTTCTGCAGTTCATCCGTCAG GTTCACCGTGGAGTAAAGGGAATGGTAATCGACAGCAAAGATGGATCAGGCATCCCCAATGCTACGATCACTGTGGATACAGTTAATCACCCCATCAGATCCAGCGTTGCAGGGGACTACTGGCGCCTACTCGTCCCAGGAAAATACCATCTGACTGCCTCTGCCCAAGG CTACTCCTCAGTTAGCACTGTTGTCATAGTGCCTGAGGATGGAGTGGAGATTGTTCATTTCACATTGACCCGGATTCACAGTAACATGAATGGGCAGATGACTGAAGATACCACCCCAGTTCTGGATCCCAGGTTGAAGGAGTTCCAGAGCCTCATCAAGCAGCTGTCAGGAGAATCTGGTCTGGACAAGCTGATCAAGGACACTCACACCCAGAGCAGCTTCCGTTATCGACGGTACAGCGAGGTTTCCGAGTTCCTGCGTGGCCTCACCCTGAACTTCCCAGAAATTACCTCACTTCAGAG TCTTGGACAGAGTGTGGAGTTCAGAACCATCTGGGCTCTGGAGATCTCCAACAACCCTAAAGTCCAAGAACCGTCTGAGCCTAAGATCCGGTTTGTGGCAGGTATACATGGAAACGCCCCAGTAGGGACAGAGCTGCTTCTGGAGTTTGCTGCCAGTCTCTGTATTAACTACGGAAAGAACCCAGCCATCACAAGG CTCATCAATGAGACCAGAATTGTTATCTTGCCCAGCATCAACCCAGATGGGCGTGAGTTGGCAAAAGAGAAAAACTGCACCTCCACTGCAGGCATGACTAATGTGCACGGGAAGGACCTTGACAGTGACTTCTTCG GTAATGCATCTCAGCGTGCTGCAGAACTTCAGCCAGAGACACGTGCTGTTATGGATCTGATACAGGAAAGAGGCTTCACACTCTCCGTGGCTCTGGATGGAGGCTCCGTTTTGGTCACCTACCCATATGACAAACCAGTGCAATCTG TTGAAAATGCAGATACGCTGAGATATTTGGCTACTATGTATGCCAACCACCATCCCAAAATACAATTGGGCGATACTGGATGTCCAGACAGCCAGA TGGGCACCATCCCTAACGGTGTCCTTCGAGCAGCAGAATGGCACAGTCACTTGGGCAGCATGAAG GACTTCAGTATGGACTTTGGTCACTGTCCCGAGATCACGGTCTACACCAGCTGCTGCCTGTTCCCAACGGCTGATATGCTGCCCACGCTTTGGGCTGAGAACAGGAAGTCTCTTCTGAGCATGCTGGTTGAG GTGCATAAAGGGATTCGTGGGGTGGTCAAGGATAAGAGCGGTAAGCCCATCGTGGGCGCTATAATAGTACTGAATGGTGGTGTTCGAGTCTTCACCAGTGAGGGAGGATATTTCCACGCCCTTCTGGCCCCTGGTTTACACAAAATTGAAGTGGTGGCTGACGGCTACCAGCAACAGTCCCagaag GTGTCTGTGTTGCCATTTGAAGCAGCAAGTTCTCTTATTATTGAGTTTGACATGGAGAATGATATATTTGGCCTTCCAAGAGAGTTAGTAGTGGCAAGTGCAG CTGCCGCAATGACGGCCCTGATCGTGACAGCCTGCATCATCTGGTGCGTCTGCTCAGCCAAGTCAAACAGACAAAAAGACGGATTCCATCGGCTGCGACAGGAACGGGACGACTATGAAGACGAGATCCGCCTCATGTCTATGGGCTCCAAAAAGTCTCTCCTGAGCCACGAATTTCAAGATGAGAGCGAAAGTGACGAGGATACGCTATACACCAACAAACTTTGA
- the LOC132122719 gene encoding carboxypeptidase D-like isoform X2, with amino-acid sequence MSGQRGNSLCSWHKLSSLGFSLLVVYISSINSVPLDKLEPETYSKYYNYDQLTDLLKSLAQKYANIANLTSVGRSVENRELWVMRITKDPHDDDIPGKPKFKYVGNMHGDETVSRQVLIYLLEYLLEKYGEDPRVTELLDSTDVYIMPSMNPDGFERSEEGDCTGKDEGRNNAKNQDLNRSFPDQFKEIHVNAEDIPEVTAVMRWILQNKFVLSGNLHGGTVVASYPFDDSESHNPEGTYSKSPDDALFRYLAQVYAENNPVMKTGQPKCMENKNERFENGITNGAKWYDVAGGMQDFNYLKGGCLEITMELSCCKYPASTQLKTEWDNNREALLAYMEKIHIGVRGFVRAARNDAPLADAVVMVAGIKHNVSTSRFGDYYRLLLPGTYNITVLAPGYIPMSVSGVEVTEGKAAVLNITLEAENGENPATPSIPDSPTETSVNSASTESSSTGVDKAADEEKDSRVTVQPQEFRHHHYNDMHLFLQKFSSDYSSITRLYSIGKSVQGRLLWVMEISDNPGVHELGEPEFKYIGNMHGNEVVGRELLLNLIEYLCRNYGTDPEVTQLINSTRIHIMPSMNPDGYEASQEGDNGGIQGRNNSNNYDLNRNFPDRFNFVTDPRQPETLAVMNWALSYPFVLSANLHGGSLVVNYPFDDNPDNVSRYSKSSDDDVFRMVALAYSRENSQMYDGHSCMDVASYQENFKHGITNGADWYNVHGGMQDWNYVNTNCFEVTIELGCFKYPPAADLPKYWEQNRRSLLQFIRQVHRGVKGMVIDSKDGSGIPNATITVDTVNHPIRSSVAGDYWRLLVPGKYHLTASAQGYSSVSTVVIVPEDGVEIVHFTLTRIHSNMNGQMTEDTTPVLDPRLKEFQSLIKQLSGESGLDKLIKDTHTQSSFRYRRYSEVSEFLRGLTLNFPEITSLQSLGQSVEFRTIWALEISNNPKVQEPSEPKIRFVAGIHGNAPVGTELLLEFAASLCINYGKNPAITRLINETRIVILPSINPDGRELAKEKNCTSTAGMTNVHGKDLDSDFFGNASQRAAELQPETRAVMDLIQERGFTLSVALDGGSVLVTYPYDKPVQSVENADTLRYLATMYANHHPKIQLGDTGCPDSQSMLVSSIHTSGTIFRLVL; translated from the exons ATGTCAGGACAAAGGGGAAACAGTCTGTGTTCATGGCATAAACTCTCGTCCTTGGGTTTCTCTCTGCTTGTTGTGTACATCAGCTCGATCAACTCAGTTCCTCTAGACAAGCTGGAGCCAGAGACTTACAGCAAATACTACAATTACGACCAACTTACTGACCTTCTCAAAAGTCTCGCCCAGAAATACGCAAACATCGCAAATCTGACCAGCGTCGGCAGATCCGTTGAAAACAGGGAGCTTTGGGTGATGAGAATCACCAAGGACCCACATGATGATGATATACCGGGAAAACCCAAATTCAAGTACGTGGGCAACATGCACGGAGACGAGACCGTGTCCCGCCAGGTTCTGATCTACCTGCTGGAGTATCTGCTGGAGAAGTACGGAGAGGACCCGAGGGTCACAGAGCTGCTCGACAGCACTGATGTTTATATCATGCCGAGCATGAACCCCGACGGATTTGAGAGGTCTGAGGAGGGGGATTGTACGGGCAAAGATGAGGGTCGGAACAATGCCAAAAACCAAGACCTCAATAGAAGTTTCCCAGACCAGTTTAAAGAGATACACGTGAATGCAGAAGACATCCCTGAAGTCACTGCTGTCATGAGGTGGATCCTGCAGAACAA ATTTGTGCTCTCTGGGAATCTGCATGGTGGGACCGTGGTGGCCAGTTATCCTTTTGATGACTCTGAGTCCCATAATCCTGAGGGCACCTATAGCAAATCTCCTGATGATGCACTTTTCAGATACTTGGCACAGGTTTACGCAGAGAATAACCCTGTTATGAAAACCGGGCAGCCAAAGTGTATGGAAAACAAAAATGAGAGGTTTGAGAATGGCATCACAAATGGAGCAAAGTGGTATGATGTGGCAG GGGGTATGCAGGATTTCAATTACCTGAAGGGGGGCTGTTTGGAAATCACTATGGAGCTCAGCTGCTGCAAGTACCCAGCCTCAACTCAACTCAAAACAGAATGGGACAACAATCGGGAGGCCCTGCTGGCCTACATGGAGAAG ATTCATATCGGTGTGCGTGGCTTTGTTAGAGCAGCCAGGAATGATGCCCCTCTAGCAGATGCTGTGGTAATGGTTGCTGGCATTAAGCACAATGTGAGCACTTCACGCTTTGGTGACTACTATCGCCTGCTGTTACCCGGCACCTACAACATCACCGTTTTAGCCCCGGG TTACATTCCCATGTCCGTGTCTGGGGTGGAGGTGACTGAGGGAAAAGCAGCTGTGCTGAACATCACCCTTGAAGCTGAGAATGGTGAGAATCCAGCCACCCCCTCAATCCCAGACTCCCCCACTGAAACCTCTGTGAACAGTGCCAGCACAGAAAGCAGCAGCACCGGTGTCGACAAAGCAGCAGATGAAGAGAAGGACTCCAGGGTTACAGTCCAGCCCCAGGAATTCCGACATCACCACTACAATGACATGCATCTGTTCCTGCAGAAGTTCAGCTCTGATTACAGCTCCATCACGCGGCTGTATTCCATCGGCAAGTCTGTGCAGGGACGTCTCCTGTGGGTCATGGAGATCTCTGACAATCCTGGTGTCCACGAGTTAG GTGAACCGGAGTTTAAGTATATTGGTAACATGCACGGCAATGAAGTGGTTGGTCGGGAGCTGCTCCTCAACCTCATCGAATACCTTTGTCGCAACTATGGCACTGACCCTGAGGTCACCCAGCTCATCAACTCCACACGTATCCATATCATGCCTTCAATGAACCCAGATGGATATGAAGCGTCCCAAGAGG GAGACAATGGTGGCATCCAGGGACGTAACAACTCTAACAACTATGACCTGAACCGTAACTTTCCTGACCGGTTCAACTTTGTCACGGATCCAAGGCAGCCAGAGACCCTTGCTGTTATGAACTGGGCCCTGAGCTACCCGTTTGTGTTGTCTGCCAACCTTCATGGAG GCTCTTTGGTGGTGAATTATCCATTTGACGATAATCCAGACAATGTTAGCAGATACAGCAAGTCCTCAGATGATGACGTGTTCAGGATGGTGGCGCTTGCCTATTCACGG gaaaactCTCAAATGTATGATGGTCACTCCTGTATGGACGTGGCTTCATATCAAGAAAATTTTAAACATGGCATCACCAATGGTGCTGATTGGTACAATGTCCACG GAGGGATGCAGGACTGGAACTATGTCAACACTAACTGCTTTGAGGTGACCATTGAACTAGGCTGTTTCAAATACCCACCAGCAGCAGATCTACCCAAGTACTGGGAACAAAACCGCAGATCACTTCTGCAGTTCATCCGTCAG GTTCACCGTGGAGTAAAGGGAATGGTAATCGACAGCAAAGATGGATCAGGCATCCCCAATGCTACGATCACTGTGGATACAGTTAATCACCCCATCAGATCCAGCGTTGCAGGGGACTACTGGCGCCTACTCGTCCCAGGAAAATACCATCTGACTGCCTCTGCCCAAGG CTACTCCTCAGTTAGCACTGTTGTCATAGTGCCTGAGGATGGAGTGGAGATTGTTCATTTCACATTGACCCGGATTCACAGTAACATGAATGGGCAGATGACTGAAGATACCACCCCAGTTCTGGATCCCAGGTTGAAGGAGTTCCAGAGCCTCATCAAGCAGCTGTCAGGAGAATCTGGTCTGGACAAGCTGATCAAGGACACTCACACCCAGAGCAGCTTCCGTTATCGACGGTACAGCGAGGTTTCCGAGTTCCTGCGTGGCCTCACCCTGAACTTCCCAGAAATTACCTCACTTCAGAG TCTTGGACAGAGTGTGGAGTTCAGAACCATCTGGGCTCTGGAGATCTCCAACAACCCTAAAGTCCAAGAACCGTCTGAGCCTAAGATCCGGTTTGTGGCAGGTATACATGGAAACGCCCCAGTAGGGACAGAGCTGCTTCTGGAGTTTGCTGCCAGTCTCTGTATTAACTACGGAAAGAACCCAGCCATCACAAGG CTCATCAATGAGACCAGAATTGTTATCTTGCCCAGCATCAACCCAGATGGGCGTGAGTTGGCAAAAGAGAAAAACTGCACCTCCACTGCAGGCATGACTAATGTGCACGGGAAGGACCTTGACAGTGACTTCTTCG GTAATGCATCTCAGCGTGCTGCAGAACTTCAGCCAGAGACACGTGCTGTTATGGATCTGATACAGGAAAGAGGCTTCACACTCTCCGTGGCTCTGGATGGAGGCTCCGTTTTGGTCACCTACCCATATGACAAACCAGTGCAATCTG TTGAAAATGCAGATACGCTGAGATATTTGGCTACTATGTATGCCAACCACCATCCCAAAATACAATTGGGCGATACTGGATGTCCAGACAGCCAGAGTATGCTGGTTTCTTCCATTCATACTTC AGGAACCATTTTTAGGTTGGTGTTATAA